In a single window of the Pedococcus dokdonensis genome:
- a CDS encoding MBL fold metallo-hydrolase, with amino-acid sequence MLTVAFPAAAFDTNCYVLAPAAGEECVIVDPGIGVEDTLREVLAQHRLRPAAVLLTHGHVDHVYSVTPVCGADTAAYIHSDDRYRLTDLLSVIDPGLLHMLEQQFGQRATWTEPSNVVEVHDRATLDLAGLGFEVLHAPGHTEGSVMFALDAVPDGIADQVDVDRTVLSGDVLFAGSIGRTDLPGGDPAAMDRSLREVVLPLPDTTLVLPGHYQATTMDRERSTNPYLQGL; translated from the coding sequence GTGCTCACCGTCGCGTTCCCCGCCGCCGCCTTCGACACGAACTGCTACGTCCTGGCGCCCGCCGCGGGGGAGGAGTGCGTGATCGTCGATCCCGGCATCGGTGTCGAGGACACGCTGCGGGAAGTGCTCGCTCAGCACCGCCTCCGGCCGGCCGCGGTCCTGCTGACCCACGGCCACGTCGACCACGTCTACTCGGTGACTCCGGTCTGCGGCGCCGACACCGCGGCATACATCCACTCGGACGACCGCTACCGGCTCACCGACCTCCTGTCGGTGATCGACCCGGGCCTGCTCCACATGCTCGAGCAGCAGTTCGGTCAGCGCGCCACCTGGACCGAACCGAGCAACGTCGTCGAGGTGCACGACCGGGCCACGCTCGACCTGGCCGGGCTGGGCTTCGAGGTGCTGCACGCCCCCGGGCACACGGAGGGCTCGGTGATGTTCGCGCTGGACGCCGTGCCGGACGGGATCGCCGACCAGGTGGACGTCGACCGCACGGTGCTCAGCGGGGACGTGCTGTTCGCCGGCTCGATCGGGCGCACCGACCTCCCCGGCGGCGACCCGGCTGCGATGGACCGGTCGCTGCGCGAGGTGGTGCTGCCCCTGCCGGACACCACGCTCGTGCTGCCCGGGCACTACCAGGCCACGACGATGGACCGGGAGCGGTCCACCAACCCCTATCTGCAAGGCTTGTAG
- the hisS gene encoding histidine--tRNA ligase, with amino-acid sequence MKITPISGFPEFLPAQRIVEQHFLDVIRETFELHGFPSIETRAVEPVDRLLGKGGDADKEIYGVTRLADRSEQRHDSDAELGLHFDLTVPFARYVLEHAGHLTFPFRRHQIQKVWRGERPQEGRYREFTQADIDVVDVGELAPHFEAEMPLVIAEVFRKLPVGQMVIQVNNRKIPEGFYLGIGIDDVAGTLRVVDKLDKIGPAKVKDQLVEAGCTPEQADQCLALAAIRSEDLSFVEQVRALGVEHPTLDEGLEALAAVVRAGLDNAPGALVADLKIARGLDYYTGTVYETQLVGHESWGSFCSGGRYDSLASDGRTTYPGVGISIGVSRLLGLLIGKGLLTASRSTPACVLVAVNDEESRATSTQVATELRARGIPCEVAPKPAKFGKQIRYAERRGIPYVWFPGAAGDDAAAPGGDQVRDIRSGDQVDADATSWEPPEQDLRPQVIRVES; translated from the coding sequence GTGAAGATCACCCCGATCAGCGGCTTCCCCGAGTTCCTGCCCGCGCAGCGGATCGTCGAGCAGCACTTCCTCGACGTCATCCGCGAGACGTTCGAGCTGCACGGGTTCCCGTCGATCGAGACCCGCGCCGTCGAGCCTGTCGACCGGTTGCTGGGGAAGGGCGGCGACGCCGACAAGGAGATCTACGGCGTCACCCGCCTGGCTGACCGGTCCGAGCAGCGCCACGACTCGGATGCCGAGCTCGGGCTGCACTTCGACCTCACCGTGCCGTTCGCGCGCTACGTGCTCGAGCACGCCGGGCACCTGACCTTCCCGTTCCGGCGCCACCAGATCCAGAAGGTGTGGCGCGGCGAGCGTCCCCAGGAGGGTCGCTACCGCGAGTTCACCCAGGCCGACATCGACGTGGTCGACGTCGGCGAGCTGGCGCCACACTTCGAGGCCGAGATGCCGCTGGTGATCGCCGAGGTGTTCCGCAAGCTGCCGGTCGGCCAGATGGTCATCCAGGTCAACAACCGCAAGATCCCGGAGGGCTTCTACCTCGGGATCGGCATCGACGACGTCGCCGGCACGCTGCGCGTCGTCGACAAGCTCGACAAGATCGGACCGGCCAAGGTCAAGGACCAGCTCGTGGAAGCGGGCTGCACCCCCGAGCAGGCCGACCAGTGCCTGGCCCTGGCGGCGATCCGGTCCGAGGACCTGTCGTTCGTCGAGCAGGTGCGCGCGCTCGGGGTGGAGCACCCGACCCTCGACGAAGGCCTCGAGGCGCTGGCGGCGGTGGTCCGCGCCGGGCTCGACAACGCGCCTGGTGCGCTGGTTGCCGACCTCAAGATCGCCCGCGGGCTCGACTACTACACCGGCACCGTCTACGAGACCCAGCTCGTGGGGCACGAGTCGTGGGGCTCGTTCTGCTCCGGCGGGCGGTACGACTCGCTCGCCTCGGACGGCCGGACCACCTACCCCGGCGTCGGGATCTCGATCGGCGTCTCGCGCCTCCTCGGCCTGCTGATCGGGAAGGGGCTGCTCACCGCGAGCCGCTCCACGCCCGCATGCGTCCTGGTCGCCGTCAACGACGAGGAGAGCCGCGCCACCTCCACGCAGGTGGCCACCGAGCTGCGCGCCCGTGGCATCCCCTGCGAGGTGGCGCCCAAGCCCGCGAAGTTCGGCAAGCAGATCCGGTATGCCGAGCGGCGGGGGATCCCGTACGTCTGGTTCCCGGGGGCGGCCGGTGACGACGCCGCTGCGCCGGGTGGTGACCAGGTGAGGGACATCCGCTCCGGCGACCAGGTCGACGCCGACGCGACGTCGTGGGAGCCTCCGGAGCAGGACCTGCGACCGCAGGTCATCCGCGTCGAGAGCTGA
- a CDS encoding 4-alpha-glucanotransferase, with protein sequence MDTTRPLTETRASGVQLHITSLPGGRLGQPARDFVDWLVEAGQSVWQVLPVSIPDKHRSPYKSPSAFAASPALLEHPDAPVSEEELVAFAEREAYWVDSWTSFGGDLADQVRFDREWSALRAYAHERGIRILGDVPIYVAPDAADERAWPQFFRTDAVSGCPPDAYAATGQLWGNPLYRWDVLRDDGYRWWIERLRRTFALFDLVRVDHFRGFAAYWAIPAGDDTALNGRWEQGPGREVFDAALGALGPLPVLAEDLGDIDQPVIDLRKALGFPGMAVLQFAFEPAYQYNAHDPQNHEPDQVVYTGTHDNDTVCGWWWDLPDHRRQLAREACQRAGVATDVDAEPSWGFIELALRGPCGLAMMQAQDVLALGSSARMNAPGVEGGWSWQMEPDALTSAHAARLRALTEQSGRLP encoded by the coding sequence ATGGACACCACCCGGCCCCTCACCGAGACCCGTGCGAGCGGTGTGCAGCTGCACATCACCTCCCTGCCGGGCGGGCGGCTGGGGCAGCCGGCGCGTGACTTCGTCGACTGGCTGGTCGAGGCCGGGCAGTCGGTGTGGCAGGTGCTGCCGGTCTCGATCCCCGACAAGCACCGGTCGCCCTACAAGTCGCCGTCGGCGTTCGCCGCGTCTCCTGCCCTGCTGGAGCACCCGGACGCGCCGGTGAGCGAGGAGGAGCTGGTCGCGTTCGCTGAGCGCGAGGCCTACTGGGTCGACTCCTGGACGTCGTTCGGGGGAGACCTGGCCGACCAGGTGCGGTTCGACCGGGAGTGGTCGGCGCTGCGGGCCTACGCGCACGAGCGAGGCATCCGCATCCTCGGCGACGTCCCCATCTACGTCGCGCCCGACGCCGCCGACGAGCGGGCCTGGCCGCAGTTCTTCCGCACTGACGCGGTGTCCGGCTGCCCGCCCGACGCGTACGCCGCGACCGGTCAGCTCTGGGGCAACCCGCTCTACCGCTGGGACGTGTTGCGGGACGACGGCTACCGCTGGTGGATCGAACGCCTCCGACGGACTTTCGCCTTGTTCGACCTGGTCCGCGTCGACCACTTCCGCGGCTTCGCGGCCTACTGGGCGATCCCGGCTGGCGACGACACGGCACTCAACGGCCGCTGGGAGCAGGGGCCGGGCCGCGAGGTCTTCGACGCCGCACTGGGCGCGCTCGGGCCGCTGCCGGTGCTGGCCGAGGACCTCGGCGACATCGACCAGCCGGTCATCGACCTGCGCAAGGCGCTCGGTTTCCCCGGCATGGCGGTGCTGCAGTTCGCCTTCGAGCCGGCCTACCAGTACAACGCCCACGACCCCCAGAACCACGAGCCCGACCAGGTCGTCTACACCGGCACCCACGACAACGACACGGTCTGCGGCTGGTGGTGGGACCTGCCCGACCACCGGCGCCAGCTCGCCCGCGAAGCCTGCCAGCGGGCGGGTGTTGCCACGGACGTCGATGCCGAGCCGTCCTGGGGCTTCATCGAGCTGGCCCTGCGTGGGCCGTGTGGCCTGGCGATGATGCAGGCCCAGGACGTGCTGGCACTGGGGTCGTCAGCCCGGATGAACGCGCCCGGTGTCGAGGGTGGCTGGTCCTGGCAGATGGAGCCGGACGCGCTGACCAGCGCGCACGCCGCTCGCCTCCGCGCCCTGACCGAGCAGTCAGGCCGCTTGCCCTGA
- the xerD gene encoding site-specific tyrosine recombinase XerD yields MPPTLPSVPPSSAVERAARGWLNHLDVERGVAANTLKSYRRDLARYAAYLASRGVDDPTAITEAHVTDFLATLREGSADHPPLAASSAGRTLVAVRGFHRFLALEGDVATDAASAVSPPRPPARLPKAISVEDVERLLQAASVGDTPAALRDRALLEVLYGTGARISEAVGLDIDDIDTREGVVRLFGKGSKERLVPLGSYAADALGAYLVRGRPTFAAKGKGTPAVFLNQRGGRLSRQSAWAALRAAAERADLGGHLSPHTLRHSFATHLLDGGADVRVVQELLGHASVTTTQIYTLVTVQRLREVYAQSHPRAR; encoded by the coding sequence ATGCCGCCTACACTCCCATCCGTGCCTCCCTCGAGCGCGGTCGAACGCGCGGCCCGCGGCTGGCTGAACCACCTCGACGTGGAGCGCGGTGTCGCCGCCAACACGCTCAAGTCCTACCGGCGCGACCTGGCCCGCTACGCGGCATACCTCGCCTCGCGCGGGGTCGACGACCCCACGGCGATCACCGAGGCGCACGTGACCGACTTCCTCGCCACCCTCCGGGAGGGGAGCGCGGACCACCCGCCGCTGGCGGCGTCGTCGGCCGGCCGCACGCTCGTCGCCGTGCGGGGGTTCCACCGGTTCCTGGCCCTGGAGGGAGACGTCGCGACGGACGCCGCCAGTGCGGTCAGCCCGCCGCGCCCGCCTGCCCGGCTCCCCAAGGCGATCAGTGTCGAGGACGTCGAGCGCCTGCTCCAGGCCGCCAGCGTGGGCGACACCCCGGCCGCCTTGAGGGACCGGGCCCTGCTCGAGGTGCTCTACGGCACCGGTGCGCGGATCTCCGAGGCCGTCGGTCTCGACATCGACGACATCGACACGCGGGAAGGGGTGGTCAGGCTGTTCGGCAAGGGCAGCAAGGAGCGCCTCGTCCCGCTCGGCTCGTATGCCGCGGACGCGCTCGGCGCCTACCTGGTCCGGGGTCGCCCCACCTTCGCCGCCAAGGGCAAGGGCACGCCCGCGGTGTTCCTCAACCAGCGCGGTGGCCGGTTGTCCCGCCAGTCGGCCTGGGCGGCGTTGCGCGCGGCCGCCGAGCGGGCCGACCTCGGCGGGCACCTGTCGCCCCACACGCTCCGGCACTCCTTCGCCACCCACCTGCTCGACGGGGGCGCCGACGTGCGCGTGGTGCAGGAGCTGCTCGGGCACGCCTCCGTCACCACGACGCAGATCTACACCCTCGTCACGGTGCAGCGACTCCGCGAGGTCTATGCCCAGAGCCATCCCCGTGCCCGCTGA
- a CDS encoding ParA family protein has translation MGPTGRPMPVFPDPAPLAAHGPARIIAMCNQKGGVGKTTTTINLGAALAEVGRRVLLVDFDPQGALSVGLGVRANELDVTIYNLLVERGHDVREVIQQTATPNLDVIPANIDLSAAEVQLVGEVAREQILARVLRPVMDEYDVIMIDCQPSLGLLTVNALTAAHGVIIPLECEFFAMRGVALLVETIDKITDRLNPRLQVDGILATMYDSRTLHSKEVVRSVVDHFGDQVFHTVISRTVKFPDATLAAEPITTYASTHGAATSYRQLARELIARGGAA, from the coding sequence ATGGGCCCCACCGGCCGTCCGATGCCGGTCTTCCCCGATCCCGCGCCCCTGGCCGCGCACGGGCCGGCTCGCATCATCGCCATGTGCAACCAGAAGGGTGGCGTCGGCAAGACCACGACGACGATCAACCTCGGTGCCGCACTGGCCGAGGTCGGCCGCCGGGTGCTGCTCGTCGACTTCGACCCCCAGGGAGCCCTGTCGGTGGGCCTGGGAGTGCGTGCCAACGAGCTCGACGTGACCATCTACAACCTGCTGGTCGAACGCGGTCACGACGTGCGCGAGGTCATCCAGCAGACCGCCACGCCGAACCTCGATGTCATCCCCGCCAACATCGACCTCTCGGCGGCGGAGGTGCAGCTCGTCGGTGAGGTGGCCCGCGAGCAGATCCTCGCGCGGGTGCTGCGTCCGGTGATGGACGAGTACGACGTGATCATGATCGACTGCCAGCCCTCGCTCGGGCTGCTCACGGTGAACGCCCTCACCGCCGCCCACGGCGTGATCATCCCGTTGGAGTGCGAGTTCTTCGCGATGCGCGGGGTGGCCCTGCTCGTCGAGACCATCGACAAGATCACCGACCGGCTCAACCCGCGCCTGCAGGTCGACGGCATCCTGGCCACGATGTACGACTCGCGCACCTTGCACAGCAAGGAGGTCGTGCGCAGCGTCGTCGACCACTTCGGTGACCAGGTGTTCCACACGGTGATCAGCCGCACGGTGAAGTTCCCCGACGCCACCCTGGCGGCCGAGCCGATCACGACCTACGCGTCGACGCACGGCGCGGCCACGTCATACCGGCAACTCGCGCGAGAGCTGATCGCCCGTGGTGGGGCGGCCTGA
- a CDS encoding segregation and condensation protein A, whose amino-acid sequence MSQEVIDTAPGGAVQPTGAHEDITPGGVITRRGGSTPFEVHLDVFSGPFDLLLGLISKHKLDITEIALAKVTDEFISHIKAAQSADSEWDLGQASEFLLIAATLLDLKSARLLPQTGPQDEEDLALIEARDLLFARLLQYRAFKDIAFTFGERMATAGRMTPRQAGLEPQFAKLLPELVMGITPEQLAMIAARAMIPKVAPSVGLDHLHAPQVSVREQAGLIGARLRSERVCSFRALVADADSTLVIVARFLALLELFREAAIAFEQAEALGELTVRWTGADDGEIEVSDEFDEFDEGEEGVVADAATGAAPGADTADDPPDDTPYDTSADTTDEADDDEGRDDDE is encoded by the coding sequence GTGAGTCAGGAGGTCATCGACACGGCGCCGGGAGGCGCCGTGCAACCCACTGGCGCCCACGAGGACATCACCCCCGGCGGCGTCATCACCCGCCGTGGCGGCTCGACGCCGTTCGAGGTGCACCTCGACGTCTTCTCCGGCCCGTTCGACCTGCTGCTGGGGCTGATCAGCAAGCACAAGCTCGACATCACCGAGATCGCCCTGGCCAAGGTCACCGACGAGTTCATCTCCCACATCAAGGCGGCCCAGTCGGCCGACAGCGAGTGGGACCTCGGTCAGGCGTCGGAGTTCCTGCTCATCGCTGCGACCCTGCTCGACCTCAAGTCGGCCCGCCTCCTGCCGCAGACCGGGCCGCAGGACGAGGAGGACCTCGCGCTGATCGAGGCCCGCGACCTGCTCTTCGCGCGCCTGCTGCAGTACCGCGCCTTCAAGGACATCGCCTTCACCTTCGGTGAACGGATGGCCACCGCGGGCCGGATGACGCCGCGACAGGCGGGGCTGGAGCCGCAGTTCGCCAAGCTGCTGCCCGAGCTCGTCATGGGCATCACCCCCGAGCAGCTGGCGATGATCGCGGCGCGCGCCATGATCCCGAAGGTCGCGCCCAGCGTCGGCCTCGACCACCTGCACGCGCCCCAGGTCAGCGTGCGCGAGCAGGCCGGCCTGATCGGCGCCCGGCTGCGCTCGGAGCGGGTCTGCTCGTTCCGGGCGCTGGTGGCCGACGCCGACTCGACGCTGGTCATCGTGGCGCGCTTCTTGGCACTCCTCGAGCTGTTCCGCGAGGCCGCCATCGCCTTCGAGCAGGCCGAGGCGCTGGGGGAGCTCACGGTGCGCTGGACCGGCGCCGACGACGGCGAGATCGAGGTCAGCGACGAGTTCGACGAGTTCGACGAGGGCGAGGAGGGCGTGGTCGCGGACGCCGCCACCGGCGCCGCCCCCGGCGCCGACACCGCAGACGACCCGCCGGATGACACGCCTTATGACACCAGCGCCGACACCACCGACGAAGCCGATGACGACGAGGGACGAGACGACGATGAGTGA
- the scpB gene encoding SMC-Scp complex subunit ScpB, producing the protein MSDLEAPTEVAAEPAVEEVADEQFAFDVNDFPGGARSAIEAVLMVVDEPITEIALASALELPVDDVRAHLTALEEEYAAQQRGFTLRSVAGGWRVYSRSDYAPVVEKFLLDGQQAKLTQASLETLAVIAYRQPISRSRVSAVRGVNVDGVVRTLLNRGLIEELGSDGDGGAFLYGTTDYFLQRLGLGSLEELPALAPYLPEVDVLDEIAEQGRG; encoded by the coding sequence ATGAGTGACCTGGAAGCCCCCACCGAGGTGGCCGCGGAGCCCGCTGTCGAGGAGGTGGCCGACGAGCAGTTCGCCTTCGACGTCAACGACTTCCCGGGTGGTGCGCGCAGCGCCATCGAGGCGGTGCTGATGGTGGTCGACGAGCCGATCACCGAGATCGCGCTCGCCTCCGCCCTGGAGCTCCCCGTCGACGACGTGCGGGCGCACCTCACCGCGCTGGAGGAGGAGTATGCCGCGCAGCAGCGTGGCTTCACGCTCCGTTCCGTGGCCGGTGGCTGGCGGGTCTACAGCCGCTCCGACTACGCACCGGTGGTCGAGAAGTTCCTGCTCGACGGACAGCAGGCCAAGCTCACCCAGGCCTCGTTGGAGACGCTGGCGGTGATCGCCTACCGCCAGCCGATCTCGCGGTCGCGGGTCAGCGCGGTGCGCGGGGTCAACGTCGATGGCGTGGTGCGCACCCTCCTCAACCGGGGCCTGATCGAGGAGCTCGGCTCCGACGGCGACGGCGGGGCGTTCCTCTACGGCACCACCGACTACTTCCTCCAGCGCCTCGGCCTCGGCAGCCTCGAGGAGCTGCCCGCCCTGGCGCCCTACCTCCCCGAGGTCGACGTGCTCGACGAGATCGCAGAACAGGGACGCGGATGA
- a CDS encoding pseudouridine synthase, whose product MTPPRSRDNSGSGTGGGGRAGGGRAGGGRAGGGRPGGQAGGGRPGGGRAGGGRPGGQAGGGRAGGGRAGGGPRPSEGGRPERPQRGSSGTTKKSQPTRVPRERDVPVVDVHDPDGVRLQKLLAAAGVGSRRVCENLIAAGRVEVDGHVVTELGVRIRPEQIVHVDGVKVQLDETRVYFAFNKPLNVVTTMSDELGRINIGDYVKDRTDRLFHVGRLDADTEGLLILTNDGELAHRLQHPQYGVLKTYLAQIRGPVPRDMGRILREGVELEDGPASVDSFRVVDSQPGKALVEVVLHEGRKHIVRRLLDAVGHPVLSLVRVQVGPIHLGDTKPGKMRKLTKEEVGRLYTAAGM is encoded by the coding sequence ATGACACCCCCACGCAGCAGGGACAACTCAGGATCCGGCACCGGCGGAGGTGGCCGCGCTGGCGGTGGCCGCGCTGGCGGTGGCCGTGCCGGTGGTGGTCGCCCCGGAGGCCAGGCGGGTGGTGGCCGCCCCGGTGGTGGGCGCGCCGGTGGTGGCCGCCCCGGAGGCCAGGCGGGTGGTGGCCGCGCGGGAGGCGGTCGAGCCGGGGGCGGGCCCAGGCCGTCCGAGGGCGGCCGACCCGAGCGACCCCAGCGGGGCAGCTCGGGCACGACCAAGAAGAGCCAGCCGACCCGGGTGCCGCGCGAGCGCGACGTGCCCGTGGTCGACGTGCACGACCCGGATGGCGTCCGGCTTCAGAAGCTGCTGGCCGCTGCCGGCGTGGGCTCGCGCCGGGTCTGCGAGAACCTCATCGCCGCAGGCCGGGTCGAGGTCGACGGCCACGTGGTCACCGAGCTCGGCGTCCGGATCCGCCCCGAGCAGATCGTCCACGTCGACGGCGTGAAGGTCCAGCTCGACGAGACGCGGGTCTACTTCGCGTTCAACAAGCCGCTCAACGTCGTGACGACGATGAGTGACGAGCTGGGCCGGATCAACATCGGCGACTACGTGAAGGACCGCACCGACCGGCTGTTCCACGTCGGTCGCCTCGACGCCGACACCGAGGGCCTGCTGATCCTCACCAACGACGGTGAGCTCGCGCACCGGCTCCAGCACCCGCAGTACGGCGTGCTCAAGACCTACCTCGCCCAGATCCGTGGCCCTGTGCCGCGCGACATGGGCCGCATCCTGCGCGAGGGTGTCGAGCTCGAGGACGGACCGGCCTCGGTCGACTCGTTCCGCGTGGTCGACTCCCAGCCCGGCAAGGCGCTGGTCGAGGTGGTCCTCCACGAGGGGCGCAAGCACATCGTCCGTCGCCTGCTCGACGCGGTGGGCCACCCGGTGCTCAGCCTGGTGCGGGTGCAGGTCGGCCCGATCCACCTCGGCGACACCAAGCCCGGCAAGATGCGCAAGCTCACCAAGGAAGAGGTCGGCCGGCTCTACACCGCCGCTGGAATGTGA
- a CDS encoding prephenate dehydrogenase, whose protein sequence is MSSTVRIVGTGLIGTSLGIALSRAGYAVVLADPSPTAQSLARDLGAGTVASADDPAPDVVVVAAPPDVAGAVVADELAAWPLAIVTDVASVKVAVLEDVRRRGADLSRYAGSHPMAGRERSGAVAARGDLFDGRAWVVVPHEQSSPEAVAAVTALATAAGGTVSTMDPAEHDAAVAVVSHVPQLASSLVAGRLRELTDPAVALSGQGIRDVTRVAASDPQLWTQILAGNAAAVRDVLGHVHAELAEVIRALDVLADGDGVGAREVLARIVAQGNAGHARIPGKHGAAPTAYSVVVVLVPDRPGELARLLHDVGEAGVNLEDLHLEHGLGQPFGLAEVSVLPAVAERLGEELTARGWRLHG, encoded by the coding sequence GTGAGCAGCACCGTCCGCATCGTCGGGACCGGCCTGATCGGCACCAGCCTGGGCATCGCCCTGTCCCGGGCCGGGTATGCCGTGGTGCTCGCCGACCCGTCGCCGACGGCGCAGTCGCTGGCGCGCGACCTGGGCGCCGGGACCGTCGCATCGGCTGACGACCCGGCACCGGACGTCGTCGTGGTGGCCGCACCGCCCGACGTGGCGGGCGCGGTGGTGGCCGACGAGCTCGCCGCGTGGCCACTGGCCATCGTCACCGACGTGGCCTCGGTGAAGGTCGCGGTCCTCGAGGACGTGCGGCGCCGGGGCGCCGACCTCAGCCGGTATGCCGGGTCGCACCCGATGGCGGGCCGGGAGCGGTCCGGGGCGGTGGCGGCTCGTGGTGACCTCTTCGACGGGCGGGCTTGGGTGGTCGTGCCGCACGAGCAGTCGTCGCCCGAGGCGGTCGCCGCGGTCACCGCGTTGGCGACGGCCGCTGGTGGCACCGTCTCGACGATGGACCCGGCCGAGCACGACGCCGCGGTCGCGGTCGTGTCACACGTGCCCCAGCTGGCGTCGTCCCTCGTCGCCGGACGCCTGCGCGAGCTGACCGACCCCGCGGTCGCGCTGTCCGGGCAGGGAATCCGCGACGTCACCCGGGTCGCGGCGAGCGACCCGCAGCTGTGGACCCAGATCCTCGCCGGCAACGCCGCGGCGGTCCGCGACGTACTCGGCCACGTGCACGCCGAGCTGGCCGAGGTGATCCGGGCGCTCGACGTCCTCGCTGACGGCGACGGCGTGGGGGCCCGCGAGGTGCTGGCACGGATCGTGGCCCAGGGCAACGCCGGGCACGCGCGGATCCCCGGCAAGCACGGCGCTGCGCCGACCGCATACAGCGTCGTCGTGGTGCTGGTCCCGGACCGGCCGGGTGAGCTGGCCCGGCTCCTGCACGACGTCGGCGAGGCCGGCGTCAACCTCGAGGACCTCCACCTCGAGCACGGTCTGGGGCAGCCGTTCGGGCTCGCCGAGGTGTCCGTGCTCCCGGCCGTCGCGGAACGGCTCGGCGAGGAGCTGACCGCCCGCGGCTGGCGACTGCACGGCTGA
- the cmk gene encoding (d)CMP kinase, producing MDSKHLVVAVDGPSGSGKSSVSRAAASALGIGYLDTGAMYRAVTWWCLEEGVDLDDRDAVAQATRDIPLQMGTDPTTPSVRVSGREIEDDIRTTRVSEVVSKVATNTLVRPLLQQLQRDLIDRIATETGGVVAEGRDITTVVAPDADVRVLLTASVEARLRRRSKELHGHDADHAVEATRDQIVRRDADDSTVSEFTQAAEGVHLVDTSDLDFEQSIEALLDVVRREAPAKALV from the coding sequence ATGGACAGCAAGCACCTGGTCGTGGCCGTCGACGGACCCTCCGGCTCCGGCAAGTCCAGCGTCTCGCGCGCGGCAGCCTCGGCGCTCGGCATCGGCTACCTCGACACGGGGGCGATGTACCGGGCCGTCACCTGGTGGTGCCTCGAGGAGGGCGTCGACCTCGACGACCGCGACGCCGTGGCGCAGGCCACCCGCGACATCCCGCTCCAGATGGGCACCGACCCCACCACGCCGAGCGTGCGGGTCAGCGGGCGCGAGATCGAGGACGACATCCGCACCACCCGGGTCAGTGAGGTCGTGTCGAAGGTCGCGACCAACACCCTCGTCCGCCCACTGCTCCAGCAGCTGCAGCGTGACCTGATCGACCGGATCGCGACCGAGACCGGGGGAGTGGTGGCCGAGGGCCGCGACATCACCACGGTCGTGGCACCCGACGCCGACGTGCGGGTGCTGCTGACCGCCAGCGTGGAGGCCCGGCTGCGGCGTCGGTCCAAGGAGCTGCACGGGCACGATGCCGACCATGCCGTCGAGGCGACCCGTGACCAGATCGTCCGGCGCGATGCCGACGACTCGACGGTGTCGGAGTTCACCCAGGCGGCCGAGGGTGTGCACCTGGTCGACACCTCCGACCTCGACTTCGAGCAGAGCATCGAGGCGTTGCTCGACGTGGTGCGGCGTGAGGCGCCGGCCAAGGCCTTGGTGTGA
- a CDS encoding lysophospholipid acyltransferase family protein — protein sequence MTDAVTVGAAQTPAWRARINMIVGWPLFHALYRVHVVGRHRVPRTGPVVFVANHVGFLDGPMLPGLAPRPTSVLVKREMFKGLLGWFLTWIGHIPVTRNSGDRQALTAAVAVLHAGGAVGIFPEGTRGRGDVAAVQQGAAWLAQQGGAQVVPVAFLGTRATGAAKGSLPRLRTRMVVEFGNPVDLATDPAVTAATHGRQRLAAATDVVRLTLSNHVRESQERHRVFLPEDDGWQGRDPQA from the coding sequence GTGACCGACGCCGTCACGGTCGGCGCCGCGCAGACGCCCGCGTGGCGGGCCAGGATCAACATGATCGTGGGCTGGCCGCTGTTCCACGCCCTCTACCGCGTGCACGTCGTCGGTCGACACCGGGTGCCCCGAACCGGCCCGGTGGTCTTCGTGGCGAACCACGTCGGCTTCCTCGACGGACCGATGCTCCCGGGACTGGCGCCGCGGCCGACCTCGGTCCTCGTCAAGCGCGAGATGTTCAAGGGGTTGCTGGGCTGGTTCCTCACCTGGATCGGCCACATCCCTGTCACGCGCAACTCCGGTGACCGTCAGGCACTCACCGCAGCTGTCGCGGTCCTGCACGCAGGGGGAGCCGTGGGCATCTTCCCTGAGGGCACTCGAGGGCGAGGCGACGTGGCCGCCGTGCAGCAGGGCGCCGCCTGGCTCGCCCAGCAAGGTGGTGCGCAGGTGGTGCCGGTGGCCTTCCTCGGGACCCGTGCGACGGGAGCCGCCAAGGGGTCGTTGCCGCGTCTTCGGACGCGCATGGTGGTGGAGTTCGGCAACCCCGTCGACCTCGCGACCGACCCGGCCGTGACCGCCGCGACCCATGGCCGGCAGCGGCTCGCTGCAGCGACCGACGTCGTGCGCCTGACGCTGTCGAACCACGTGCGGGAATCCCAGGAGCGGCACCGGGTGTTCCTCCCCGAGGACGACGGCTGGCAGGGGCGTGACCCGCAGGCCTGA